A genome region from Chlorogloeopsis sp. ULAP01 includes the following:
- a CDS encoding HdeD family acid-resistance protein: MTADFQSDVDIRKSIGWVIALSIALIILGILAIFMPGIASAFFTSVIGWIALISGVVMIVQSFQSKPVRGFWLNLIVGIFYAIAGIYILFNVGAALLALTFAFGILFIVEGIFTIIMAFTNRAGHRMSWLVALNGVITLILGIMVLNRFPFSAIWLIGLYVGLSLLMSGISLLAAGLAARRAVAS, from the coding sequence ATGACTGCTGATTTTCAATCTGATGTAGATATCCGAAAATCTATCGGTTGGGTAATCGCCCTTAGCATTGCTCTAATTATTCTTGGCATACTGGCGATTTTCATGCCAGGTATTGCATCGGCTTTTTTTACCTCTGTGATTGGTTGGATTGCCCTGATCAGTGGCGTTGTGATGATTGTTCAGTCATTTCAGTCAAAACCAGTAAGAGGATTTTGGCTAAATCTGATTGTGGGTATTTTCTATGCCATTGCAGGTATTTACATTCTGTTTAATGTGGGAGCCGCACTGCTGGCGTTGACCTTTGCCTTTGGCATTCTGTTCATTGTTGAAGGTATTTTTACTATCATCATGGCATTTACTAATCGGGCAGGTCACAGAATGTCTTGGCTAGTAGCATTAAATGGAGTCATTACTTTGATTCTGGGCATAATGGTGCTAAATCGATTTCCCTTCAGTGCTATCTGGCTGATTGGTTTATATGTTGGTCTTAGTCTGCTCATGAGCGGCATCTCTTTGTTAGCTGCTGGGTTAGCTGCTCGGCGGGCAGTTGCTAGTTAA
- a CDS encoding fatty acid desaturase, with translation MGDRTMTSTTSLSQELQQVTADLHRVNAWAGLLRFSVIGLIFFSLVTLAWSVSNTILFVSVTALAGVFYAFWFICTHDMIHRTLTGWTWFDSVMSRLITWPMLWPYSLYSELHRLHHSWNGIDLRDPERVQWTWQEYQQAHPLLQWYVCYQWIWDIFLLSGFGMIVKTFTKAVRFQKLVPRIRRQMLLDLTGMLIVNGVLLTIVILQGELLHYLLFWLILERIMGMIGQTRDHLEHYGLWGKFTSHQLTQLYACRNLKTSSLIGWLMGGLNYHAVHHAFPNIPFNRLPEAYERIQSILQKRGLPLMQMEPGYLQSTYWFSRHPSLIGDINQSEPTCRHQMILV, from the coding sequence ATGGGCGATCGCACCATGACTTCGACGACTAGTCTCTCCCAAGAGTTACAGCAAGTCACCGCAGATTTACACCGAGTGAATGCTTGGGCAGGACTACTACGCTTCAGTGTAATTGGTTTAATCTTCTTTAGCTTGGTGACATTAGCTTGGTCAGTATCGAACACAATTCTGTTTGTGAGTGTAACAGCACTGGCTGGAGTTTTTTATGCTTTCTGGTTCATCTGCACCCATGATATGATTCATCGAACCTTGACAGGTTGGACGTGGTTTGATTCTGTAATGTCTCGGTTGATAACCTGGCCAATGCTTTGGCCTTACAGTCTCTATTCAGAACTGCACCGTTTGCATCATAGCTGGAATGGAATTGATCTGCGAGATCCAGAGCGAGTACAGTGGACTTGGCAAGAATACCAGCAAGCTCACCCCCTCTTGCAGTGGTATGTTTGCTATCAGTGGATTTGGGATATTTTCTTACTGAGCGGATTTGGGATGATTGTGAAAACTTTTACTAAGGCTGTGCGTTTTCAGAAGTTAGTACCTCGCATCCGCCGACAAATGCTGCTTGATTTAACAGGTATGCTGATCGTCAACGGTGTTTTGCTGACTATAGTTATTTTGCAAGGAGAACTGCTGCATTACTTATTGTTTTGGTTAATTTTAGAACGCATTATGGGAATGATCGGACAGACACGCGACCACTTAGAACACTACGGACTTTGGGGCAAGTTTACCAGTCATCAACTGACACAGCTCTATGCTTGTCGTAATCTCAAAACCAGTTCCTTAATTGGATGGTTGATGGGTGGTTTGAACTATCATGCTGTTCATCATGCTTTTCCTAATATTCCCTTTAACCGACTTCCAGAAGCATATGAGCGAATTCAAAGCATATTGCAAAAGCGTGGACTTCCCCTCATGCAAATGGAACCGGGTTACCTTCAATCTACCTATTGGTTTAGCCGTCATCCCTCATTAATTGGCGATATTAACCAATCTGAGCCAACATGCCGTCATCAGATGATTTTAGTTTGA
- a CDS encoding secondary thiamine-phosphate synthase enzyme YjbQ, protein MVYQEQITISTKGHGEMHDLTDKVNQIIKKSGVKAGMVNVFNIGSTAAIGTIEFEPGLQRDLPQLLNKLIPPNREYGHEQTWHDGNGHSHLQATWLGPEITVPIRDSKLISGTWQQIFHLECDIKPRQRQIVVTVYGD, encoded by the coding sequence ATGGTTTATCAAGAGCAAATCACAATTTCTACTAAAGGCCACGGTGAAATGCACGATTTGACTGATAAAGTCAATCAAATTATTAAAAAATCTGGCGTCAAGGCTGGGATGGTGAATGTGTTTAATATTGGTAGTACAGCAGCAATTGGTACAATTGAATTTGAACCGGGACTGCAAAGAGACTTACCACAACTTCTCAACAAGTTAATTCCCCCCAATCGGGAATACGGACATGAGCAAACTTGGCACGACGGTAACGGACATTCACACTTGCAGGCTACCTGGTTAGGGCCAGAAATTACCGTTCCCATTCGAGATAGTAAATTAATTTCGGGTACTTGGCAGCAAATCTTTCACCTCGAATGTGACATCAAACCCCGCCAGCGCCAAATCGTAGTCACCGTATATGGGGATTAG
- a CDS encoding succinylglutamate desuccinylase/aspartoacylase family protein: MLSHNDTYEMGMHLRTIFTGDQIQGAPVISQLDVNDLEPGKKYRFFFQGVQMGTGQHWYVPVVVAKGAQDGKRISLTAGVHGDELSPVNAVQRIMGNLDPAKMSGTAIAVYDLSRPAKEYTQRQWPVAQKGGSVVDLNRVWPGDEMGNDAPSRHAGILWNRLFKHNVDIALDYHTASTGGDFTMFIFADFRKAEIRQIAELFPIEQIKNDAGESGSLEMAFVEAGIPVITIEVGAPRIFDARKIAMAVEGSMNVLKHYKVINGPIDRTSKEAGTFFGDMFETIRSTTGGYLELLVDLNDKVTPGQKVAIQRDSFGDVVAEYTVSVIGKVATIARDALSEPGSRVMQILYNSTELNFKTGTTHQPGDDY; this comes from the coding sequence ATGCTTTCTCACAATGATACTTACGAAATGGGGATGCATCTGAGGACAATCTTCACGGGTGACCAAATTCAAGGCGCACCAGTCATCAGTCAGCTAGATGTCAATGACCTCGAACCTGGCAAAAAGTACCGCTTTTTTTTCCAAGGTGTGCAGATGGGTACTGGTCAGCACTGGTATGTCCCCGTTGTTGTTGCAAAGGGTGCTCAAGATGGCAAACGCATCTCGCTCACCGCAGGTGTGCATGGTGATGAGTTGAGTCCGGTAAACGCAGTGCAGCGCATTATGGGCAATCTTGATCCAGCGAAGATGTCGGGTACAGCGATCGCCGTTTATGATCTCTCCCGCCCAGCCAAGGAATATACACAGCGCCAGTGGCCAGTTGCACAGAAAGGCGGCTCAGTGGTTGACCTTAATCGCGTTTGGCCGGGCGATGAAATGGGAAATGACGCACCGTCACGTCACGCTGGCATTCTCTGGAATCGACTATTCAAGCACAATGTCGATATTGCGCTCGACTATCATACAGCATCAACAGGCGGCGATTTCACAATGTTCATCTTTGCTGACTTTCGCAAAGCAGAGATTCGACAAATTGCTGAACTGTTTCCAATTGAGCAAATTAAGAACGATGCTGGTGAGAGTGGCTCCCTCGAAATGGCTTTTGTCGAGGCTGGTATCCCAGTAATAACTATCGAGGTCGGTGCTCCACGAATCTTTGATGCCCGGAAAATTGCGATGGCTGTCGAAGGCAGCATGAATGTACTTAAGCACTACAAAGTCATTAATGGCCCCATAGATCGCACATCCAAAGAAGCCGGAACATTCTTCGGTGATATGTTTGAAACTATTCGTTCGACAACCGGCGGTTACCTTGAATTGCTGGTGGATCTAAATGACAAGGTGACGCCAGGACAGAAAGTCGCAATTCAGCGCGATTCTTTTGGTGACGTTGTTGCTGAGTATACAGTGAGTGTAATTGGTAAAGTTGCAACGATCGCGAGGGACGCACTTAGCGAACCAGGCTCGCGAGTGATGCAGATTCTGTACAACAGCACAGAGCTGAATTTCAAAACAGGCACTACTCACCAACCTGGAGATGACTATTGA
- a CDS encoding KTSC domain-containing protein: MKLSKLDLSNVVAIAHTQGNLQLLLDLGGKELEFLEISLPVEAFEGLQYLNEIVAQAKAKPSFPNSVTMLPVKSPMANAIEYEGRNKILQVEFRHQAVYQYTEVDKKTCQDLHEASSAGKFFNEKFRGKYQYDRIDFDHDC, translated from the coding sequence ATGAAGCTATCTAAGCTGGACTTAAGCAATGTTGTCGCGATCGCTCATACTCAAGGAAATTTACAGTTATTGCTAGATCTGGGTGGTAAGGAGCTAGAGTTTTTAGAAATTTCCTTGCCAGTTGAGGCTTTTGAAGGACTGCAATATTTAAATGAAATAGTAGCTCAAGCAAAAGCAAAACCCTCATTCCCAAATTCAGTTACCATGCTTCCGGTTAAATCACCAATGGCAAATGCTATTGAGTATGAGGGTCGTAATAAAATTTTACAAGTTGAATTTCGTCATCAGGCGGTGTATCAGTACACCGAAGTAGACAAAAAGACTTGTCAGGATTTACATGAGGCTAGTTCAGCTGGTAAATTTTTCAATGAAAAATTTAGAGGTAAATATCAGTATGACCGTATAGATTTTGACCATGACTGTTAA